A stretch of the Corynebacterium maris DSM 45190 genome encodes the following:
- a CDS encoding uracil-xanthine permease family protein, whose protein sequence is MTNTFGWAVHGDGKTITPGAVVAPDERLSWGRTIGIGMQHVVAMFGATLLVPTLTGFPVNTTLLFSGLGTIIFLLLTRNRLPSYLGSSFAFIAPLTASQASGMAAQLGGVLITGLALIVVGVVVHLAGRRFIDAVMPPAVTGAIVALIGFNLAPTATANVEAQPLVAAVTLVGILACTVMGRGMISRLAILIGVAVGWIFAAVTGNLAEDAGQTIAEAAWVGLPTFTAPEFQLPAILVTLPVLIVLVAENVGHVKAVSEMTGRNLDDLSGRALIGDGMATALAGSFGGSGTTTYAENIGVMAATRVYSTAAYWVAGAFAIVLAFVPKFGALIFTIPTGVLGGATIMLYGMIGLLGVRIWMDNKVDFTHPVNLSAAAVALIAGIGNLTLTVFGVPLEGIAWGSIGILLGYPAMMLLFNRVGEGRYFTIHKK, encoded by the coding sequence GTGACCAATACCTTCGGCTGGGCCGTCCACGGCGACGGCAAGACAATTACCCCGGGCGCCGTCGTCGCCCCCGACGAGCGGCTGAGTTGGGGGCGAACCATCGGCATCGGCATGCAGCATGTCGTGGCCATGTTCGGCGCAACGCTGCTGGTGCCGACTCTGACGGGATTCCCGGTCAACACCACGTTGTTGTTCTCGGGTCTGGGCACGATTATTTTCCTGCTGCTCACCCGCAACCGTTTGCCCTCTTATCTGGGCTCGTCCTTCGCGTTCATCGCACCGCTGACTGCGAGCCAGGCCAGCGGCATGGCCGCCCAGTTGGGCGGTGTGCTGATCACCGGCCTGGCCCTGATTGTTGTGGGGGTGGTCGTGCATCTGGCCGGCCGCCGTTTCATTGACGCGGTCATGCCGCCGGCGGTGACGGGGGCGATCGTCGCGCTGATCGGATTCAACCTGGCGCCGACCGCGACCGCGAACGTGGAGGCGCAGCCGCTGGTCGCCGCGGTGACGTTGGTGGGCATTCTGGCGTGCACGGTCATGGGCCGTGGGATGATCTCGCGGTTGGCGATTTTGATCGGCGTGGCCGTCGGCTGGATCTTCGCCGCGGTGACCGGCAACCTCGCCGAGGACGCGGGCCAGACCATCGCCGAGGCGGCGTGGGTGGGGCTGCCGACGTTCACTGCCCCTGAGTTTCAGTTGCCCGCGATCCTGGTTACGCTGCCGGTGTTGATCGTCTTGGTCGCTGAGAACGTCGGCCACGTCAAGGCCGTCAGCGAGATGACCGGACGCAACTTGGACGACTTGTCCGGCCGGGCGCTGATCGGTGATGGCATGGCCACTGCCTTGGCCGGTTCTTTCGGCGGTTCGGGAACGACCACTTACGCGGAGAACATCGGCGTCATGGCCGCTACGCGAGTCTATTCGACGGCCGCCTATTGGGTGGCGGGCGCCTTTGCCATCGTGCTGGCCTTTGTGCCGAAGTTCGGCGCGTTGATCTTCACCATCCCCACCGGGGTGCTCGGCGGGGCGACGATCATGCTTTACGGCATGATCGGTTTGCTCGGCGTGCGGATCTGGATGGACAACAAGGTCGATTTCACTCACCCGGTCAACCTTTCCGCGGCGGCGGTGGCGCTGATCGCGGGCATCGGCAACCTGACGTTGACGGTGTTCGGGGTGCCCCTGGAAGGCATCGCGTGGGGTTCGATCGGCATTTTGCTCGGCTACCCGGCGATGATGCTGCTGTTTAACCGGGTCGGGGAGGGCCGCTACTTCACAATTCATAAAAAATAA
- a CDS encoding ABC transporter ATP-binding protein: protein MATVEFRQVSRIYDPERPPAVNRFHLDIPDGEFLVLVGPSGCGKSTTLRLLAGLEPIDEGQILIDGQDVSETRARDRDVAMVFQSYALYPNMTARQNMSFALENQKVDKSIIAERVEKATRMLELEDLIDKKPSAMSGGQRQRVAMGRAIVRHPKVFLMDEPLSNLDAKLRVSTRAQIAALQRELGATTVYVTHDQTEAMTLGDRVCVLKDGVIQQVDVPMTLYESPGNTFVATFIGSPAMTLMDGVSVIDGRATLGEGHPLDLGLSRENAAKLTSDKLIIGVRPENWEIVAVNEDTPAKVATVPLEVAIVEHLGVEQYAYCTPVMSPDSPIGVRGERVTVRAGKNSVKQGDRLHVRPALGGVVFFDPETEINLDYL from the coding sequence ATGGCGACAGTGGAGTTCCGCCAAGTTTCCCGAATCTACGATCCGGAGCGCCCGCCCGCGGTCAATCGCTTCCACCTCGATATCCCGGACGGCGAGTTCCTGGTGTTGGTCGGCCCCTCCGGCTGCGGGAAATCCACCACCCTGCGGCTCCTGGCCGGGCTGGAGCCGATCGACGAGGGCCAGATCCTCATCGACGGACAAGACGTCTCCGAGACCCGGGCACGTGACCGGGACGTCGCCATGGTCTTCCAGTCCTACGCCCTGTACCCGAACATGACCGCCCGACAGAACATGTCCTTCGCGCTGGAAAACCAGAAGGTGGACAAGTCGATCATCGCCGAGCGCGTGGAAAAGGCCACCCGGATGCTCGAGCTGGAGGATCTGATCGACAAGAAACCCTCGGCGATGTCGGGTGGGCAGCGCCAGCGGGTGGCCATGGGCAGGGCCATCGTCCGTCACCCCAAGGTTTTTCTCATGGACGAGCCGCTGTCCAACCTCGACGCCAAACTCCGCGTCTCCACCCGCGCCCAAATCGCCGCGCTGCAGCGCGAACTGGGGGCCACCACCGTCTACGTCACCCACGACCAGACGGAGGCGATGACCCTGGGTGACCGGGTGTGCGTGCTCAAAGACGGCGTCATTCAGCAGGTCGACGTCCCGATGACGCTTTACGAGAGCCCGGGAAACACCTTCGTGGCGACGTTCATCGGTTCCCCGGCGATGACCCTGATGGACGGCGTCTCCGTCATCGACGGGCGGGCGACCCTCGGGGAGGGGCACCCCCTGGATCTGGGGCTGTCGCGGGAAAACGCCGCGAAGCTGACCTCCGACAAGCTCATCATCGGCGTGCGCCCAGAGAACTGGGAGATCGTGGCCGTCAACGAGGACACCCCGGCCAAGGTGGCCACTGTGCCCCTCGAAGTCGCCATCGTCGAGCACCTGGGCGTCGAGCAGTACGCCTACTGCACTCCCGTCATGTCCCCCGATTCGCCCATCGGGGTGCGGGGCGAGCGCGTCACCGTCCGCGCCGGGAAGAACTCCGTGAAGCAAGGCGATCGCCTCCACGTGCGCCCGGCGCTGGGCGGGGTCGTGTTCTTCGACCCGGAGACGGAGATCAACCTGGATTATCTCTGA
- a CDS encoding HPr family phosphocarrier protein — protein MASSIVTVQTAVGLHARPAALIADAAGRFHDEVSLTLVGEDTEPADASSALMIMALGAQRGDRIRVESPNQRAVTVIAELIASDLDASQG, from the coding sequence ATGGCTTCATCCATCGTGACCGTGCAAACTGCGGTGGGGCTGCATGCCCGCCCGGCGGCGTTGATCGCAGACGCCGCCGGGAGGTTCCACGACGAGGTCTCTCTCACGCTGGTCGGCGAGGACACCGAGCCCGCGGACGCGTCCTCGGCGCTGATGATCATGGCCCTCGGGGCGCAGCGCGGAGACCGGATCCGGGTGGAGTCGCCGAATCAACGCGCCGTGACGGTGATCGCCGAACTGATCGCCAGCGATCTCGACGCTTCGCAGGGCTGA
- the lexA gene encoding transcriptional repressor LexA, giving the protein MAAKKSAATPDPAAASSAKKKLDVDTLSARQRRILEVIRDAIVLRGYPPSIREIGDAAGLQSTSSVAYQLKELEKKGFLRRDPNKPRAVDIRHLTDTAPKQKDDKDPAPQSPDAGPAPTYVPVVGRIAAGSPILAEQNIDEYYPMPAELVGDGELFMLQVVGESMQDAGILDGDWVVVRSQPVAEQGDFVAAMLDGEATVKEFHKDATGVWLLPHNETFSPIKGDQSQIMGKVVSLMRKL; this is encoded by the coding sequence ATGGCCGCAAAGAAATCCGCCGCGACGCCCGACCCCGCCGCGGCATCCTCCGCCAAGAAAAAACTCGACGTCGACACCCTCTCCGCCCGCCAGCGTCGCATCCTGGAGGTCATCCGTGACGCCATCGTGCTGCGCGGCTACCCGCCGAGCATCCGGGAAATCGGCGACGCCGCCGGACTGCAGTCCACCTCCTCGGTCGCCTACCAGCTCAAGGAGCTGGAGAAGAAGGGATTTTTGCGCCGGGACCCGAACAAGCCGCGCGCCGTCGACATCCGACACTTGACGGACACCGCCCCGAAGCAGAAGGACGACAAGGACCCCGCCCCGCAGAGCCCGGACGCCGGCCCTGCCCCGACCTACGTCCCGGTGGTCGGGCGCATCGCCGCCGGCTCGCCGATCCTCGCCGAGCAGAACATCGACGAGTACTATCCCATGCCCGCCGAACTCGTCGGCGACGGCGAGCTGTTCATGCTGCAGGTGGTCGGCGAATCCATGCAGGATGCGGGCATCCTCGACGGCGACTGGGTGGTCGTGCGCTCTCAGCCGGTCGCGGAGCAGGGCGATTTCGTGGCCGCCATGCTCGACGGGGAAGCCACGGTCAAGGAGTTCCACAAAGACGCCACCGGGGTGTGGCTGCTGCCGCACAATGAGACCTTCTCCCCCATCAAGGGGGATCAGTCCCAGATCATGGGCAAGGTCGTCTCCCTGATGCGTAAACTGTGA
- a CDS encoding 1-phosphofructokinase family hexose kinase — protein sequence MILTVTPNPSLDTTLVLSGPLERGEVQRPRAVARVAGGKGVNVTQAVRLAGRDSLALFPARRTDPFLALADEAGIPFDYIDVPEGVRINTTVEEPGGVTTKLNGPGASLSPRARRALTDKILEHADRAQYLVMAGSLPQGTPADLYSEIITVVSARCPWLPIAVDTSEAAIEALGEHFDLAAPRLIAPNGDELGQLVGAPRGEFEQAALAGDYSPTVQAALDVHRRGVAEVLVTLGAAGAVLVNADGVWRGRAPKVAVRSTVGAGDAFLAGYLMGWCDGDGPKTRLAGAVAYGTAATGLPGTTMPTPSQVNSAVVHVDRFPDPPTSDRSPQQAFSS from the coding sequence GTGATTTTAACTGTGACTCCTAACCCGAGCCTGGACACCACGCTGGTGCTGTCCGGCCCCCTGGAGCGGGGAGAAGTTCAACGCCCGCGGGCGGTCGCCCGCGTGGCCGGAGGCAAAGGAGTCAACGTCACCCAGGCCGTGCGCCTGGCGGGGCGCGATAGCCTGGCGTTGTTCCCCGCCCGGCGCACCGACCCTTTCCTCGCCCTCGCCGACGAGGCGGGCATCCCCTTCGACTACATCGACGTGCCCGAAGGCGTGCGCATCAACACCACCGTCGAGGAGCCGGGCGGGGTCACCACCAAGCTCAACGGCCCCGGCGCATCGCTGTCCCCGCGGGCGCGGCGGGCGTTGACGGACAAGATCCTCGAGCATGCCGACCGGGCCCAGTACCTGGTCATGGCGGGTTCCCTGCCGCAGGGGACGCCGGCGGATCTGTACAGCGAGATCATCACGGTGGTCTCTGCCCGGTGCCCGTGGCTACCCATCGCCGTCGACACCTCTGAAGCGGCGATCGAAGCGCTCGGAGAGCATTTCGACCTCGCCGCACCCAGACTCATCGCCCCGAACGGCGATGAGCTCGGCCAGTTGGTGGGTGCTCCACGCGGGGAATTCGAGCAGGCCGCGCTGGCCGGCGACTACTCCCCCACGGTGCAGGCCGCCCTCGACGTCCATCGGCGCGGCGTGGCGGAAGTCCTGGTCACCCTCGGCGCCGCGGGCGCCGTCCTGGTCAATGCGGACGGCGTCTGGCGGGGGCGGGCCCCGAAGGTCGCGGTGCGTTCCACGGTCGGCGCCGGCGACGCGTTTTTGGCCGGTTACCTGATGGGCTGGTGTGACGGGGACGGCCCCAAGACACGTTTGGCCGGGGCCGTCGCCTACGGCACAGCGGCGACGGGACTGCCGGGAACGACGATGCCGACCCCGAGTCAGGTCAATTCCGCCGTGGTGCACGTGGACCGGTTCCCGGATCCCCCGACGTCCGACCGGTCACCGCAGCAAGCTTTTTCCTCGTGA
- a CDS encoding DeoR/GlpR family DNA-binding transcription regulator, with protein sequence MYAEERRRQIASLTAVEGRVNVTELSAKFNVTAETIRRDLAVLDREGVVHRVHGGAVASQSFQTAEFTLDARFRSAPSAKQAIADAAARFLPAAGGGIFLDAGTTTTALADLVSENPTAAQWSIVTNSLPIALNLSKAGLGEVQLLGGQVRAITQAVVGDTALRTLALMRADVAFMGTNALTLDHGLSTADSQEAAVKSAMVTNAHKVVVLCDATKLGNDYLVSFASLDQVDVVITDKAAPETFVESLREREIEVVIAD encoded by the coding sequence ATGTACGCAGAGGAACGCCGCCGACAAATCGCCTCCCTGACCGCCGTCGAAGGGCGCGTCAACGTCACCGAGCTCTCGGCGAAGTTCAACGTCACCGCAGAAACCATCCGCCGCGACCTGGCGGTCCTCGACCGCGAGGGGGTCGTCCACCGCGTGCACGGCGGCGCCGTGGCCAGCCAGAGCTTCCAGACGGCCGAGTTCACCCTCGACGCCCGGTTCCGTTCCGCACCGTCCGCCAAGCAGGCCATCGCGGACGCGGCCGCGCGCTTCCTGCCGGCGGCCGGCGGCGGCATCTTCCTGGATGCGGGCACCACCACCACGGCCCTGGCGGATCTGGTCAGCGAAAACCCCACCGCTGCGCAGTGGTCGATCGTGACCAACTCCCTGCCCATTGCGCTGAACCTGTCCAAAGCAGGTCTGGGTGAGGTCCAGCTGCTCGGAGGACAGGTCCGCGCGATCACCCAGGCCGTCGTCGGAGACACCGCCCTGCGCACGCTCGCCCTCATGCGCGCCGACGTCGCTTTCATGGGCACCAACGCCTTGACCCTGGACCACGGACTGTCCACCGCTGACTCCCAGGAGGCGGCGGTGAAATCCGCGATGGTCACCAACGCGCATAAAGTCGTGGTGCTGTGCGACGCCACCAAACTGGGCAACGACTACCTGGTCAGCTTCGCCAGCCTCGACCAGGTGGACGTGGTCATCACCGATAAAGCCGCCCCGGAAACCTTCGTGGAGTCCCTGCGGGAACGCGAAATTGAGGTCGTCATCGCCGACTGA
- a CDS encoding carbohydrate ABC transporter permease, whose product MSTSINRTERQHSAPTASSVRPSPSTAGSPPPGRALPPTPSSRDEGQPVVTEAQRKRRRDREKPRAGSVVTRILGYLGLILAVLVILVPLYFIVITSFKQYAEIYADPITFWPDPWEIGNYLRVLETSGFLEYLRNSVIITTVLTVVQVTFGVLSAYAFAFLRFPGRNLLFLAVIATLMVPSQITIISNYSLIAEMGLRNTYMGVILPLAGVALGTFLMRNHFQSLPKEILEAAAMDGAGFWRTLFKVVLPMSWPTLSAFILITAVTEWNQYLWPFLITDTSARAPLPVGLTLLQDAEGLTNWGPVMAGTVLTTIPMLVVFLLLQKNMIKGLTVGAVKG is encoded by the coding sequence ATGTCCACGTCGATCAACAGAACCGAACGTCAGCACTCGGCGCCAACCGCGTCCAGCGTCCGGCCGTCGCCCTCAACCGCCGGGTCCCCGCCACCGGGCCGGGCGTTGCCGCCGACGCCCAGCTCCCGGGACGAGGGACAACCCGTCGTCACCGAAGCGCAACGCAAGCGCCGGCGCGACCGGGAGAAACCCCGGGCGGGGTCCGTGGTGACCAGGATCCTGGGCTACCTCGGCCTGATCCTCGCCGTCCTGGTGATTCTGGTTCCCCTCTACTTCATCGTCATCACCTCATTCAAGCAGTACGCCGAGATCTACGCGGACCCGATCACCTTCTGGCCCGACCCGTGGGAGATCGGCAACTATCTCCGGGTCCTGGAGACCTCGGGCTTCCTGGAGTACCTACGGAACTCGGTGATCATCACCACCGTGCTCACGGTCGTGCAGGTCACCTTCGGGGTGCTCAGCGCCTACGCGTTCGCCTTTCTCCGGTTCCCGGGGCGAAACCTCCTGTTCCTGGCCGTCATCGCCACCCTCATGGTCCCCAGTCAGATCACCATCATCTCCAACTACTCGCTGATCGCGGAGATGGGCCTGCGCAACACCTACATGGGCGTCATCCTGCCGCTGGCGGGCGTGGCCCTGGGCACCTTCCTGATGCGCAATCACTTCCAGTCCCTGCCGAAGGAGATCCTCGAAGCCGCCGCCATGGACGGCGCCGGGTTCTGGCGCACCCTGTTCAAGGTGGTCCTGCCGATGTCCTGGCCGACGCTCTCCGCCTTCATCCTCATCACCGCCGTCACCGAATGGAACCAGTACCTCTGGCCGTTCCTGATCACCGACACCTCGGCGCGGGCGCCGCTGCCGGTCGGCCTGACGTTGCTGCAGGACGCGGAGGGGCTGACCAACTGGGGTCCGGTCATGGCGGGCACCGTCCTGACCACCATCCCCATGCTCGTGGTCTTTCTCCTGCTGCAGAAGAACATGATCAAGGGCCTGACCGTCGGCGCGGTCAAGGGCTGA
- a CDS encoding ABC transporter substrate-binding protein translates to MNPLNIHLSRRSVFGLGAVAASSAALAACAGAGGANTGGQDSGGPLQFWSNHPGSSQDLEQAMIDEWNAANPDIQVELVTGGSDYEELGQKFNAALSGGQLPDIIIASDVTWFNFALNGQTTNLDEYWDQAGIDPDSYVDTLREDYAFSGGHYGVPYARSTCLMYWNTDMLEAAGLPTDRGPETWEEFAEWAPQIREVNGDLPVIVVPDGTSYLDWYFQGMIWALGSQYSEGWEPTFTDPASIEAGEFLQQQVAEGNIEISTDPTVAFGNGNAAALLQSTGVLGGLTETATVPFITTYLPGPGPSCATGGAGVAIPSGIAEERKVNALKFIDFLTNVENTITFTQATGYMPVRKEAMEHPDEIAYLEENPNARTAINQLEENTQPQDYARVFVPAGGDRIGAGLDRITIGQEDVATVFEELQNDTLRTFERDVEPLL, encoded by the coding sequence ATGAACCCGTTGAACATCCACCTCAGCCGCCGATCCGTCTTCGGTCTCGGTGCCGTCGCCGCGTCCTCCGCCGCGCTGGCCGCCTGCGCCGGGGCCGGCGGCGCCAACACCGGCGGCCAGGATTCTGGTGGCCCCCTGCAGTTCTGGTCGAACCACCCGGGCTCCTCCCAGGATCTGGAACAGGCCATGATCGACGAGTGGAACGCCGCCAACCCGGACATCCAGGTGGAGCTCGTCACCGGTGGTTCCGACTACGAAGAGCTCGGCCAGAAGTTCAACGCCGCGCTCTCCGGCGGACAGCTGCCGGACATCATCATCGCCTCCGACGTCACCTGGTTCAACTTCGCGCTCAACGGCCAGACCACCAACCTCGACGAATACTGGGACCAGGCCGGAATCGACCCGGACTCCTACGTGGACACCCTGCGAGAGGACTATGCCTTCAGTGGTGGACACTACGGTGTGCCGTATGCCCGTTCCACCTGCCTGATGTACTGGAACACCGACATGCTGGAAGCCGCGGGCCTGCCGACCGACCGCGGCCCGGAGACCTGGGAGGAGTTCGCGGAGTGGGCCCCGCAGATCCGCGAGGTCAACGGCGACCTTCCCGTGATCGTGGTGCCGGACGGCACCAGCTACCTCGACTGGTACTTCCAGGGCATGATCTGGGCGCTCGGCAGCCAGTACTCCGAGGGATGGGAACCGACCTTCACCGACCCCGCGTCGATCGAAGCGGGAGAATTCCTGCAGCAGCAGGTCGCCGAGGGCAACATCGAGATCTCCACCGACCCGACCGTCGCGTTCGGCAACGGCAATGCCGCCGCGCTGTTGCAGTCCACCGGCGTGCTCGGCGGACTGACGGAGACCGCGACGGTCCCGTTCATCACGACCTACCTGCCGGGACCGGGCCCCTCGTGCGCCACCGGCGGCGCAGGTGTGGCCATTCCCAGCGGGATCGCCGAGGAACGCAAGGTCAACGCGCTGAAGTTCATCGACTTCCTCACCAACGTCGAGAACACCATCACCTTCACCCAGGCCACCGGATACATGCCGGTGCGCAAGGAGGCCATGGAGCACCCGGACGAAATCGCGTACCTCGAGGAGAACCCCAACGCCCGCACGGCCATCAACCAGCTGGAGGAGAACACCCAGCCGCAGGACTACGCCCGCGTCTTCGTGCCCGCCGGCGGCGACCGCATCGGCGCCGGCCTCGATCGCATCACCATCGGCCAGGAAGACGTGGCGACCGTGTTCGAGGAGCTGCAGAACGACACGCTGCGGACCTTCGAACGCGACGTCGAGCCGTTGCTCTGA
- the hflX gene encoding GTPase HflX: MTKRDKNDELLARAFRDNTPQPEEQEDPGVDLSDLTSPHQPATPTTGELDLSERDSFRRATRQTTIRTEDAADVTEVEYRKLRLEQVVLVGVWSTGTTAEVDASMNELAALAETAGAEVVEMLYQKRDKPDPGTYIGSGKVDQLRDVIDATGADTVIADGELSPGQLVALEDRLNAKVIDRTMLILDIFAQHAKSKEGKAQVSLAQMEYLYNRVRGWGGNLSRQAGGRAGSNGGVGLRGPGETKIESDRRRLRTEMAKLRKELTGMKTAREIKRSQRRSSVVPQIAIAGYTNAGKSSLINAITGAGVLVEDALFATLDPTTRRAQLADGRAVVFTDTVGFVRHLPTQLVEAFKSTLEEVLGADLILHVVDGSDPFPLKQIEAVNKVIYDIVRETGEEMPAEMIVINKIDQADPLVLAELRHVLGHEDVVFLSAKTGEGVDELTSRIELFLNSRDAHVQLALPFTRGDLVSYVHEVGTVLEEEYSGEGTLIDVRLPRRVAEELAEFIVSGDDVEDEVGEPEAKRA, translated from the coding sequence ATGACGAAACGCGACAAAAATGACGAACTGCTGGCCCGCGCCTTCCGCGACAATACCCCGCAACCCGAGGAGCAGGAGGACCCGGGCGTCGACTTGAGCGACCTGACCTCCCCGCATCAGCCGGCCACGCCGACGACGGGTGAATTAGACCTGTCCGAACGCGACAGCTTCCGCCGCGCCACCCGGCAGACCACGATCCGCACCGAGGACGCCGCCGACGTCACCGAGGTCGAGTACCGCAAGCTGCGCCTGGAACAAGTCGTGCTGGTCGGCGTCTGGTCCACCGGCACCACCGCCGAAGTCGACGCCTCCATGAACGAACTCGCCGCCCTGGCCGAAACCGCCGGCGCCGAGGTCGTCGAAATGCTCTACCAAAAGCGCGACAAACCCGACCCCGGCACCTACATCGGCTCCGGCAAGGTCGACCAGCTTCGCGACGTCATCGACGCCACCGGCGCCGACACCGTCATCGCCGACGGCGAACTCTCGCCCGGCCAGCTCGTCGCCCTAGAGGACCGGCTCAACGCCAAGGTCATCGACCGCACCATGCTGATCCTGGACATCTTCGCCCAGCACGCGAAATCCAAGGAAGGTAAAGCGCAGGTCTCCCTCGCCCAGATGGAATACCTGTACAACCGCGTCCGTGGCTGGGGCGGCAACCTCTCCCGCCAGGCCGGCGGCCGCGCCGGCTCCAACGGCGGCGTGGGACTGCGCGGACCCGGTGAAACAAAAATCGAGTCCGACCGCCGCCGCCTGCGCACCGAAATGGCCAAACTGCGCAAGGAACTGACGGGCATGAAAACCGCCCGCGAAATCAAGCGCTCCCAACGACGCTCCTCCGTCGTGCCGCAGATCGCCATCGCCGGCTACACCAACGCCGGCAAATCCTCTCTCATCAACGCCATCACCGGGGCAGGCGTCCTAGTCGAAGACGCCCTCTTCGCCACCCTGGACCCCACCACCCGGCGCGCGCAGCTGGCCGACGGCCGCGCCGTCGTGTTCACCGACACCGTCGGATTCGTCCGCCACCTGCCGACGCAGCTGGTCGAAGCCTTCAAGTCGACCCTGGAGGAAGTTCTCGGCGCCGACCTCATCCTGCACGTCGTCGACGGGTCCGACCCGTTCCCGCTCAAGCAGATCGAGGCCGTGAACAAGGTCATCTACGACATCGTGCGGGAAACCGGCGAGGAGATGCCGGCGGAGATGATCGTGATCAACAAGATCGACCAGGCTGACCCGCTGGTGCTCGCCGAGCTGCGGCACGTGCTGGGACACGAAGACGTGGTCTTCCTTTCCGCCAAGACCGGCGAGGGCGTCGACGAACTGACCTCCCGGATCGAACTCTTCTTGAACTCCCGGGACGCGCACGTCCAGCTCGCCCTCCCGTTCACTCGCGGCGACCTCGTCTCCTACGTCCACGAGGTGGGCACCGTTTTGGAGGAGGAGTACTCGGGGGAGGGCACGCTCATCGACGTCCGCCTGCCGCGCCGGGTGGCGGAGGAGTTGGCGGAGTTCATCGTCTCCGGCGACGACGTCGAGGACGAGGTGGGGGAGCCGGAGGCGAAGCGGGCGTAG
- a CDS encoding carbohydrate ABC transporter permease — translation MSTTIPAVTKRPPAADGPASARPRRRRKVDWRVLGLALLLAGPNLILLAVFTYRPLIDNIRLSFFHWNLSSPNQTFIGFDNYIEWFTADSTGRVVFNTVVFTFFAVVGSMVLGLALALLLDRKLFGRGAARSIVFAPYVISGAAIGVAFQFVFDPNYGLIQYFLELLNLPVPNFYQNSNWALFMITVTYIWKNLGYVFVIYLAALQGRRKDLDEAAEIDGTPPVRRFFRVLMPQLRGTTFFISITVLLNSFQVFDIIQAMTEGGPFGYGTSTMVYQVYQETFVNGRAGYGAAVATIMFLVVLVITAIQIRHQEKGRD, via the coding sequence ATGTCCACAACCATACCGGCCGTCACGAAGAGGCCCCCGGCCGCTGATGGGCCCGCGAGCGCCCGACCCAGGCGGCGTCGGAAGGTCGACTGGAGGGTCCTCGGTCTGGCCCTGCTCTTGGCGGGGCCGAACCTCATCCTCCTGGCAGTCTTCACCTACCGTCCGCTCATCGACAACATCCGGTTGTCCTTCTTCCACTGGAACCTCTCGTCGCCGAACCAGACCTTCATCGGGTTCGACAATTACATCGAGTGGTTCACCGCCGACAGCACCGGTCGGGTCGTGTTCAACACGGTGGTGTTCACCTTCTTCGCCGTGGTCGGGTCCATGGTGCTCGGCCTGGCGCTGGCGTTGTTGCTCGACCGGAAACTCTTCGGCAGGGGAGCGGCGCGCAGCATCGTCTTCGCCCCCTACGTGATCTCCGGGGCCGCGATCGGCGTGGCGTTCCAATTCGTGTTCGACCCGAATTACGGGCTCATCCAGTATTTCCTCGAGCTACTCAATCTGCCGGTCCCGAACTTCTACCAGAACTCCAACTGGGCGCTGTTCATGATCACGGTGACCTACATCTGGAAGAACCTCGGCTATGTCTTCGTCATCTACCTGGCCGCCCTCCAAGGGCGGCGCAAGGATCTCGACGAGGCCGCGGAGATCGACGGCACTCCGCCGGTGCGGCGCTTCTTCCGGGTGCTGATGCCCCAGCTGCGCGGCACGACGTTCTTCATCTCCATCACCGTGTTGCTGAATTCGTTTCAGGTCTTCGACATCATCCAGGCGATGACGGAGGGCGGTCCCTTCGGCTACGGCACCTCGACGATGGTCTATCAAGTTTACCAGGAGACCTTCGTCAACGGCCGGGCCGGTTATGGGGCGGCGGTCGCCACGATCATGTTCCTCGTCGTCCTGGTCATCACCGCGATCCAGATCCGCCACCAGGAAAAGGGGAGGGACTGA